One Silurus meridionalis isolate SWU-2019-XX chromosome 10, ASM1480568v1, whole genome shotgun sequence genomic window carries:
- the rbpms2a gene encoding RNA-binding protein, mRNA-processing factor 2a isoform X1, with amino-acid sequence MSLKSDSEPNNSVSLEEEVRTLFVSGLPVDIKPRELYLLFRPFKGYEGSLIKLTSKQPVGFVTFDNRSGAEAAKNALNGIRFDPENPQTLRLEFAKANTKMAKSKLMGTPNPSSLHPALGAHFIARDPYDLTGAALIPASPEAWTPYPLYTTELTPGLPHAAFTYPAAAAAAAALHAQVREQPMRWYPSTSDTSQPGWKSRQFC; translated from the exons ATGAGTCTCAAATCAGATTCTGAGCCGAACAACAGTGTATCATTAGAGGAGGAG gtaCGAACCCTTTTTGTCAGTGGTCTGCCGGTAGACATAAAGCCGCGGGAGCTGTACCTGCTGTTCAGGCCGTTCAAG ggATATGAAGGATCACTTATAAAACTAACTTCAAAGCAG cCCGTTGGCTTTGTTACCTTCGACAACAGGTCCGGGGCCGAAGCAGCCAAAAACGCATTAAAT gGGATTCGTTTTGACCCGGAAAACCCCCAGACGCTGCGTCTGGAGTTTGCAAAGGCTAATACCAAGATGGCAAAGAGTAAGCTGATGGGCACGCCGAACCCCTCAAGCCTGCACCCTGCTCTTGGGGCTCACTTTATAGCACGTGATCCAT ATGACCTGACTGGTGCAGCACTGATCCCAGCATCCCCAGAGGCATGGACACCGTATCCTCTTTACACCACTGAGCTCACCCCCGGCCTGCCCCATGCAGCCTTTACCTACCCCGcagccgccgccgccgccgccgccctGCACGCCCAGGTGAGGGAGCAACCG ATGCGCTGGTACCCCTCGACCTCAGACACTTCACAGCCCGGATGGAAATCTCGCCAGTtctgttaa
- the rbpms2a gene encoding RNA-binding protein, mRNA-processing factor 2a isoform X2: protein MSLKSDSEPNNSVSLEEEVRTLFVSGLPVDIKPRELYLLFRPFKGYEGSLIKLTSKQPVGFVTFDNRSGAEAAKNALNGIRFDPENPQTLRLEFAKANTKMAKSKLMGTPNPSSLHPALGAHFIARDPYDLTGAALIPASPEAWTPYPLYTTELTPGLPHAAFTYPAAAAAAAALHAQMRWYPSTSDTSQPGWKSRQFC from the exons ATGAGTCTCAAATCAGATTCTGAGCCGAACAACAGTGTATCATTAGAGGAGGAG gtaCGAACCCTTTTTGTCAGTGGTCTGCCGGTAGACATAAAGCCGCGGGAGCTGTACCTGCTGTTCAGGCCGTTCAAG ggATATGAAGGATCACTTATAAAACTAACTTCAAAGCAG cCCGTTGGCTTTGTTACCTTCGACAACAGGTCCGGGGCCGAAGCAGCCAAAAACGCATTAAAT gGGATTCGTTTTGACCCGGAAAACCCCCAGACGCTGCGTCTGGAGTTTGCAAAGGCTAATACCAAGATGGCAAAGAGTAAGCTGATGGGCACGCCGAACCCCTCAAGCCTGCACCCTGCTCTTGGGGCTCACTTTATAGCACGTGATCCAT ATGACCTGACTGGTGCAGCACTGATCCCAGCATCCCCAGAGGCATGGACACCGTATCCTCTTTACACCACTGAGCTCACCCCCGGCCTGCCCCATGCAGCCTTTACCTACCCCGcagccgccgccgccgccgccgccctGCACGCCCAG ATGCGCTGGTACCCCTCGACCTCAGACACTTCACAGCCCGGATGGAAATCTCGCCAGTtctgttaa
- the rbpms2a gene encoding RNA-binding protein, mRNA-processing factor 2a isoform X3, giving the protein MCLYCAPGKVRTLFVSGLPVDIKPRELYLLFRPFKGYEGSLIKLTSKQPVGFVTFDNRSGAEAAKNALNGIRFDPENPQTLRLEFAKANTKMAKSKLMGTPNPSSLHPALGAHFIARDPYDLTGAALIPASPEAWTPYPLYTTELTPGLPHAAFTYPAAAAAAAALHAQVREQPMRWYPSTSDTSQPGWKSRQFC; this is encoded by the exons ATGTGCCTTTACTGCGCACCTGGAAAG gtaCGAACCCTTTTTGTCAGTGGTCTGCCGGTAGACATAAAGCCGCGGGAGCTGTACCTGCTGTTCAGGCCGTTCAAG ggATATGAAGGATCACTTATAAAACTAACTTCAAAGCAG cCCGTTGGCTTTGTTACCTTCGACAACAGGTCCGGGGCCGAAGCAGCCAAAAACGCATTAAAT gGGATTCGTTTTGACCCGGAAAACCCCCAGACGCTGCGTCTGGAGTTTGCAAAGGCTAATACCAAGATGGCAAAGAGTAAGCTGATGGGCACGCCGAACCCCTCAAGCCTGCACCCTGCTCTTGGGGCTCACTTTATAGCACGTGATCCAT ATGACCTGACTGGTGCAGCACTGATCCCAGCATCCCCAGAGGCATGGACACCGTATCCTCTTTACACCACTGAGCTCACCCCCGGCCTGCCCCATGCAGCCTTTACCTACCCCGcagccgccgccgccgccgccgccctGCACGCCCAGGTGAGGGAGCAACCG ATGCGCTGGTACCCCTCGACCTCAGACACTTCACAGCCCGGATGGAAATCTCGCCAGTtctgttaa